Genomic segment of Streptococcus pneumoniae:
TTGCGAAATATTTGCCACACTGGTCCGAATCATGACACCTGTATTGGTAATGACCATCAAATCCTCACTACCATCTACGGTCATAAGCCCTGCTAAAGCACCGTTTTTATCGGTGATATTGGCTGTTTTCATCCCTTTACCACCACGGCCTTTTGTAGCATATTCACTCGCTAATGTGCGTTTTCCATATCCTTTTTCTGTAATAATCAAAACTTCATCTGTATCCTTGATAGCGCTTGAGCCGACCACTTGGTCCCCCTCACGCAAATCAACACCACGAACTCCAGCAGCGGTCCGACCCATATTTCGAACCTTGTCTTCCTTGAAACGAATAGCATAACCGAGCTTGGTTCCAATGATGACATCGGTCTGTCCATCTGTCAAGAAAACATTGATCAATTCATCTTCATCTCGTAGATTTAAGGCTTTTAGACCATTCTGACGAATATTGCTAAATTCTTTCACACTGGTCCGCTTCACAATCCCATGACGTGTCGTAAAGAAGAGATAAGAATCATCACTTCTGTCCTTTTCGACATTGATAATGGTTTGAATCGACTCCCCTTCGTCTAATTTCAAAAGATTAACAATCGGTAATCCCTTAGCAGTACGACCATATTCTGGAATTTCGTAACCTTTCAGTCGGTAAACGCGACCTGTATTGGTGAAGAAAAGTAGGTAATCATGGGTACTGGTAGAAACCAATTCTCGCACAAAATCGTCGTCCTTCACACCTGTTCCTTGGACACCGCGACCACCACGTTTTTGCGCTGTGAACTCACCTTGGTCCAAACGCTTGATATAACCTTTATTTGACAAGGTGATTAGAACATTAGTCTCCTCAATCAAGTCTTCATCTTCCAAAGAGAGCACTTCACCAATCATCAATTCTGTCCGACGCTTGTCTGCAAACTTACGTTTAACCTCATCCAACTCTTCCTTGATAATCGCAACAACACGCTCTGATTTCGCCAAAATATCTGCTAAATCGGCAATCAAGGCTAATAAATCATCGTATTCTGACTGAATCTTGTCACGCTCCAAGCCTGTCAAACGACGCAAACGCATGTCTAAAATGGCTTGACTTTGACGTTCTGACAACTTAAAGCGAGACATCAACTCCGCCTGAGCCTCAGCATCCGTGTTGCTATTTCGAATGATGCGAATGACTTCGTCAATATGATCCAGTGCAATCAGCAAACCTTCCAAAATATGAGCGCGTGCTTCTGCCTTTTCCTTGTCAAAAATCGTTCTACGCGTCACGACTTCCTTTTGGTGCTCAATATAAGCATCTAAAATCTGACGCAAGGAGAGAATCTTTGGCACACCATTTTGAATAGCTAGCATATTAAAGCTAAAATTGGTCTGCATTTGAGTCAATTTAAAGAGATTATTCAAAATGACACTGGCTGAAGCATCTCGCTTCACCTCAATCACAAAGCGAACTCCTTCACGGTTGGACTCATCTCGGACTGCCGTAATCCCCTCAATTCGCTTTTCTTGTACCAAGCGGACAATGTGCTCCTGCACCTTGCTCTTATTGACCATATAGGGGAATTCTGTCACGACAATGCGCTCACGCCCAGTTTTGGTTTCTTCGATTTCTGTTTTTGACCGAAGAACGATAGAACCTTTTCCTGTCTCATAAGCTCGGTGAATACCGGATTTCCCCATGACCATAGCCCCTGTCGGAAAATCTGGACCAGGTAAAACTTCCATAATGTCACGTGTCGTCACATCTGGATTGTCCATGACCAACTTCACCGCATCAATGGTCTCTCCCAAATTATGCGGAGGAATATTGGTCGCCATTCCGACCGCAATCCCTGTCGCACCATTGACCAATAGATTTGGAAAACGAGCAGGCAAAATCTCTGGCTCACGCTCACTAGCATCGTAGTTGTCCGTGAAATCAACTGTATTTTTATTGATATCACGGAGCATCTCAAGAGCAATCTTGCTCATCCGAGCTTCCGTGTAACGCTGAGCCGCTGCTCCATCTCCGTCCATAGAACCAAAGTTTCCATGACCATCTACGAGCATATAGCGATAGCTCCACCACTGAGCCATTCGCACCATCGCCTCATAAATCGAGGAATCTCCGTGTGGGTGATACTTACCCATGACATCCCCCGTGATACGAGCAGACTTCTTATGTGGCTTATCAGGAGTCACCCCAAGCTCATTCATCCCATATAAAATGCGCCGATGAACGGGCTTTAGCCCATCTCGCACATCAGGAAGAGCACGAGCCACGATAACGCTCATGGCGTAATCGATAAAACTCGTCTTCATCTCACTGGTGAGATTTACATTTACTAAATTTTTATCTTGCATGCATCTGTCTCTTTCAACAATATTCTTTACCATTATACCACAAAAGAGAATATTTTTCAGTAATAGCACTATAAATTAAAAACGTTTACATCTTCAAAATCCACAGAATACTCGTGACAAAGCCTATCAAAAGTGATAGAATGATTGAGTATGGGAATTCAATTCCCTAAAAAAATAAAGGAGATGTTTAGCTAAATGACTCTTACTAAACAACACAAAAAAGTTATCCTTGTTGGTGACGGTGCCGTAGGTTCTTCTTACGCATTTGCCCTTGTCAACCAAGGAATCGCTCAAGAATTGGGAATCATCGAAATCCCAGCTTTGTTTGATAAAGCTGTCGGAGATGCAGAAGACCTTTCACACGCTTTGGCCTTCACTTCCCCTAAAAAAATCTATGCAGCTTCATACGCTGACTGTGCAGACGCTGACCTTGTTGTCATCACTGCAGGTGCTCCACAAAAACCAGGTGAAACTCGCCTTGACCTTGTAGGTAAAAACCTTGCCATCAACAAATCAATCGTTACACAAGTTGTTGAATCTGGCTTTAACGGAATCTTCCTTGTTGCTGCAAACCCAGTTGATGTCTTGACTTATTCAACATGGAAATTCTCTGGTTTCCCTAAAGAGCGCGTTATCGGTTCAGGTACATCACTTGACTCAGCTCGTTTCCGTCAAGCACTTGCTGAAAAAATCGGAATCGACGCACGTTCAGTACACGCCTACATCATGGGTGAACACGGAGATTCAGAGTTTGCTGTATGGTCACATGCCAACGTTGCTGGTGTGAAATTGTATGACTGGTTGCAATCAAACCGCGACATCGATGAGCAAGGCTTGGTTGACTTGTTTGTATCTGTTCGTGACGCTGCTTACTCTATCATCAACAAAAAAGGTGCGACTTACTACGGTATTGCCGTTGCCCTTGCTCGTATCACAAAAGCAATCTTGGATGATGAAAATGCAGTATTGCCACTTTCTGTCTTCCAAGAAGGTCAATACGAAGGTGTTGAAGATGTCTTCATCGGACAACCAGCAATCATCGGTGCACACGGTATCGTTCGTCCAGTAAACATTCCATTGAACGATGCAGAAACTCAAAAAATGCAAGCATCTGCTGCTGAATTGAAAGCCATCATTGATGAAGCTTTCTCAAAAGAAGAATTCGCATCAGCAGTTAAAAACTAATCCATAAAAAAGAGGCTGGGAAAAATTTCCTGACCTCTTTTGTTTTATAGTTTGAACAGTTTGTTGCAGTCTTGTCTGCTTTGTAGAACATTGATTTAGCAATATTCTATCAGAAGGAGCTAGCGAATTGCTCTTTGCTAGCCCTATTTCCAACCTTTTACAATTCTCAATTGTGAAAGCCAGTCAACTTGCGGGTGAGAGTAAACGAATCCAGTGGATTCGTTTAGCTAGAGATTAGAAACAAAGGAGTGAGGAGAATCGCTTTCTTCGAAATCACGATTTTTGTCTCACTCCCTTTTTTATATTTAGCAACACAAATCGTTAGTATAGTTGCTTAGTTTTGATATAGTACGAAGCAACGAATCACAGCAGCACTTAGGTTAATCAAGACGAGTTAAGGACACAATAAATCAAAACTAAATGACTATAATAGAGGGTTAACTAGCTCACTCAAATGATGAATAGGCCTATCACTGCACATCTCTAGCTTTTAGCAACAATGCGGACCAATTCCTTGTACCATATGTATCGTTTTCATGCCAACTCTCTTAGCAGGAAGAATATCATTGTCCATACGGTCTCCAATATAGACACAACGACTAGCAGGACTCCCTGCCTTTACCAGTGCATATTCAAAAATAGCTCTATTAGGTTTTTTATAACCTACATCTTCTGAGCCCACAATGATGTCAAAAAATGATGAATTCCAAATACTTCTAGGCGCTCCTCTAAGCCACGACCTTGATTAGCAATAACACCCAAACGATAGAACTGACTTAGATAGTCTAGTGTTGATAGGACATCAGGATAAAGCCTTTCTCCCTCATGATTCCATAGAGGACGCATACTAGCTTGCAAACCATACCAAGACTAAGCATTTCTAATCGGATCTTCTCCTTTTCCTGCTACTTCTTTCATCTTTTCATAAAAAGCTGACGCAGTCACACTTCTTTCCCATGAGTAGTTAATGAAGCTGCGCACTCTCTCGCAAATCGTTGGTAGGACACTATTTCGTCCACCAGGGTTGATCCCACATCAAAAAATATCCAATCTATCATACTCATTCCCCATCTATAAACAAAAAAGATGAGATTTCTCCCATCTTTTGATATTATTTAGCCAATTTAGCTTTTGCTGCGTCTGCAAGTGCTGTGAAAGCAGCTGCATCGTTAACAGCAAGATCAGCCAACATTTTACGGTTTACTTCGATTTCAGCCAATTTCAAACCATGCATCAATTGTGAGTATGAAAGACCATTCATACGAGCAGCCGCATTGATACGAGTGATCCACAATTTGCGGAAGTCACGTTTTTTCTGACGACGGTCACGGTATGCATAGTAGTAAGAGTTCATGACTTGTTCTTTTGCAGTACGGAACAAGATGTGTTTTGCACCATAGTAACCTTTAGCTAATTTTAAAATACGTTTACGACGTTTGCGTGATACAACGCCACCTTTAACACGTGCCATTTATATTTCCTCCAATAATTCCTAGAATATGTACTACAATTGCCTTATTTAAGACCTGTAAGCATTGCTTTGATACGTTTGAAATCTCCAGCAGATACCATAGCTGCTTTACGAAGATGACGACGTTGTTTCTTAGTTTTTCCGTGGAAACGGTGAGAAGTGTAAGCACGGAAACGTTTTAAGCCACCAGAACCTGTACGTTTGAAACGTTTAGCTGATGCGCGGTGTGTTTTTTGTTTTGGCATGATATATTCTCCTTTTTCTAACTTTCTGACCTTATTTTTTGTC
This window contains:
- the gyrA gene encoding DNA gyrase subunit A — its product is MQDKNLVNVNLTSEMKTSFIDYAMSVIVARALPDVRDGLKPVHRRILYGMNELGVTPDKPHKKSARITGDVMGKYHPHGDSSIYEAMVRMAQWWSYRYMLVDGHGNFGSMDGDGAAAQRYTEARMSKIALEMLRDINKNTVDFTDNYDASEREPEILPARFPNLLVNGATGIAVGMATNIPPHNLGETIDAVKLVMDNPDVTTRDIMEVLPGPDFPTGAMVMGKSGIHRAYETGKGSIVLRSKTEIEETKTGRERIVVTEFPYMVNKSKVQEHIVRLVQEKRIEGITAVRDESNREGVRFVIEVKRDASASVILNNLFKLTQMQTNFSFNMLAIQNGVPKILSLRQILDAYIEHQKEVVTRRTIFDKEKAEARAHILEGLLIALDHIDEVIRIIRNSNTDAEAQAELMSRFKLSERQSQAILDMRLRRLTGLERDKIQSEYDDLLALIADLADILAKSERVVAIIKEELDEVKRKFADKRRTELMIGEVLSLEDEDLIEETNVLITLSNKGYIKRLDQGEFTAQKRGGRGVQGTGVKDDDFVRELVSTSTHDYLLFFTNTGRVYRLKGYEIPEYGRTAKGLPIVNLLKLDEGESIQTIINVEKDRSDDSYLFFTTRHGIVKRTSVKEFSNIRQNGLKALNLRDEDELINVFLTDGQTDVIIGTKLGYAIRFKEDKVRNMGRTAAGVRGVDLREGDQVVGSSAIKDTDEVLIITEKGYGKRTLASEYATKGRGGKGMKTANITDKNGALAGLMTVDGSEDLMVITNTGVMIRTSVANISQTGRATVGVKVMRLDEDAQIVTFTSVKAEEKEVIEETEE
- a CDS encoding L-lactate dehydrogenase; the protein is MTLTKQHKKVILVGDGAVGSSYAFALVNQGIAQELGIIEIPALFDKAVGDAEDLSHALAFTSPKKIYAASYADCADADLVVITAGAPQKPGETRLDLVGKNLAINKSIVTQVVESGFNGIFLVAANPVDVLTYSTWKFSGFPKERVIGSGTSLDSARFRQALAEKIGIDARSVHAYIMGEHGDSEFAVWSHANVAGVKLYDWLQSNRDIDEQGLVDLFVSVRDAAYSIINKKGATYYGIAVALARITKAILDDENAVLPLSVFQEGQYEGVEDVFIGQPAIIGAHGIVRPVNIPLNDAETQKMQASAAELKAIIDEAFSKEEFASAVKN
- a CDS encoding HAD family hydrolase; translation: MGSEDVGYKKPNRAIFEYALVKAGSPASRCVYIGDRMDNDILPAKRVGMKTIHMVQGIGPHCC
- the rplT gene encoding 50S ribosomal protein L20, yielding MARVKGGVVSRKRRKRILKLAKGYYGAKHILFRTAKEQVMNSYYYAYRDRRQKKRDFRKLWITRINAAARMNGLSYSQLMHGLKLAEIEVNRKMLADLAVNDAAAFTALADAAKAKLAK
- the rpmI gene encoding 50S ribosomal protein L35, with the protein product MPKQKTHRASAKRFKRTGSGGLKRFRAYTSHRFHGKTKKQRRHLRKAAMVSAGDFKRIKAMLTGLK